From the Vibrio metoecus genome, one window contains:
- a CDS encoding acyltransferase, translating into MAGFGLIAKLRNKIRVKPNNSIQIGKNTRIRYCDIYVNGNNNQLIIHDGANLKGVSIELNGNNCLLEIGANCVIGQNCFISCRERNTNLKIGNDCMLSRNIKIMTSDGHDILHDGKRINSAKNIYIGSHVWLADNVTILKGVHIGNNSIVGINSTLTKSIETNVIAVGNPAKVIQNNINWEEKLTY; encoded by the coding sequence ATGGCTGGCTTTGGTTTAATTGCAAAACTACGTAATAAAATTCGGGTAAAACCTAACAACAGCATTCAAATAGGTAAAAATACTCGTATTCGCTATTGCGATATTTATGTCAATGGCAATAATAACCAACTAATTATTCATGATGGTGCAAATTTAAAAGGCGTCTCCATCGAGCTCAATGGCAATAATTGTCTATTAGAAATAGGAGCCAATTGTGTTATTGGGCAAAATTGCTTTATCTCTTGTCGAGAACGCAACACCAATCTTAAGATCGGCAATGACTGCATGCTCTCACGAAATATAAAAATCATGACCAGTGATGGTCATGATATTTTACATGATGGAAAACGAATTAATTCGGCTAAAAATATTTATATCGGATCGCATGTATGGTTAGCAGATAATGTTACCATATTAAAAGGTGTTCACATTGGTAACAACTCTATAGTGGGGATAAATTCAACACTCACAAAATCAATAGAAACTAATGTTATTGCTGTTGGTAACCCAGCCAAAGTTATTCAAAACAACATCAACTGGGAGGAAAAATTAACTTATTGA